ACGAGGACCGCGGCCCGGTCCGGCTGAACGGCGAGTACGAGCGCGACGAGGAGGGGCAGGCCGCGTACGTGCGCGAACTGCTGGAGACGTTCGACTCCGCGGGCGTGGACAGCGCGTTCGTGTTCACCTTCGCGTTGTACGACCACGTGCACCGCCCTGGCGGCGACCCGCGGGACGACCTGGACCTGGCCAGCTACGGGGTGGTGAAGGTCTTCGAGGACCGCGACGGGCAGGAGCTGCCGTGGGAGCCGAAGGCCGCGTTCACGGCGATCGGCGAGTACTACCGGGACCACTGAACGACGGCGGCCCCTCCCCGCACCGGGAAGGGGCCGCCACTCGAACCGAAGACCTCAGCGAATCGAAGACCTCAGCGGTCCGCGACCGCCTGCTCCGCCGCCTGCATCCACTCGCGCCATTGCGCCGCCTGCTCCTCGGCCTTCTTGGCGCGCCGCTCGTCGCCGGCGGCGCGGGCCTTCGCGGCCTGCGCCTCGAACTGCTCGACCCGCTCGCGGAACTGCGCGGCCCGCGCCTGCGCCTCCGGGTCGCTGCGGCGCCACTGGCTGTCCTCGACCTCGCGGATCCGGTCCTGGACCGCCTTGAGCCTGCCGTCCAGCTCGCGGATCCGTTCCCGCGGCACCTTGCCGATCTCGTCCCACTGCTCCTGGATCCGCCGCAGCTGCGCCTTCGCCGCGTCGAGGTTGGCGCCCGGGTCGATCTTCTCGGCCTCGGCGAGCAGCTCCTCCTTGCGCGTGGCGTTCGCGGCGAACTCGGCGTCCCGCTCGGAGAACGTCGCGGAGCGGCGGGAGAAGAACGCGTCCTGCGCGGCGCGGAAGCGCTGCCACAACGCGTCGTCGGCCTCCTTGGGCGCCCGGCCCGCCGCCTTCCACTCCGTCATGAGCTCCTTGTAGCGCCCGGCCGTCGGGCCCCAGTCGGTCGAGTCGGCGAGCGCCTCGGCCTCCGCGATCAGCTCCTCCTTGCGGGCCTTCGCGGCCGCGCGCTGCTTGTCCAGCTCGGCGAAGTGCGAGCCGCGGCGACGGTTGAACGCCTCCCGCGCCTTGGAGAAGCGCTTCCAGAGCTCGTCGTCGGTCTTGCGGTCGACGCCCTTGATCGTCTTCCACTCGTCGAGGATCGCGCGCAGCCGGTCGCCAGCGGCCTTCCACTGCACCGACTCGGCGGCGATCTTCTCGGCCTCCTCGGCCAGCGCCTGCTTGCGCCCGACCGCGGCCGCGCGGGCCTCCTCGCGCTCCTGCTTCGCCGCCGCCAGCGCGGTTTCGGCGTGCGCGACGATCTGGTCGATCCGCGCCGACAGCGCCGCGAGGTCGCCGACCACGGCCGCCGTCGGCAGGCTTTCCCGCAGCTGCGTCGCGGTGGCGAGCGCGTGCTTCGGGTCGCCCGCGCCGGACGACAGCCGGGTGCCGAGCAGTTCGACCTCGGTGCGCAGGTCGTCGAAGCGCCGCGCGTAGTGCAGCAGCCCCTCCTCCGGCGAGCCGGCCTGCCACACGCCGACGGCGCGTTCCCCGTCCGCGGTCCGGACGTAGACGTTGCCCTCGTCGTCCACCCGGCCCCAGCGGGAGGGGTGCGGCTCGGCCGGCGGGACCGGCGCGCCGTGGCCGGCGGCGGGCGTGTGGCCGTGGGGCACCTGGTGGGGTGCCGGGGTGCCGGTGTTCTCGTCGGACATCGCAGGCTCCTTATCGCCTGTCGGCCCGCCTCGTGGCGGGCGCCCCGCTGGCGGGCGGGGCCGGGTCATGCGGGTCTCGTTCCCTCTGGCCGCATTCAAGCAGTTCAGCGCCGCTCGTGGTACTCGGTTGGGGGGTCGGAGCGGGTGATTCTACTTCCGGGCCACGTGGGATCGCTGTGATCGTCGATCTCGCTGCTCTCCGTGGTCGTGGGTTGCCCGAGCGTGGCTGCCGGTAACCTCGACGGGTGTGATCGTGCAAGCCGTGGTGGTACCGCAGCCCCCGCTGCTCGTGCCGGCGCTGTCCCCGGGGGCGAACGCCGAGCTGGAGGCGTTGCGCGCGGCCTGCCGCGCCGCCGTGGGGCGCCTCGCCGCCGTGACCCCGGAGTGGGTCGCGGTGGGCGCCGGCGACCACGAACGGGTCATCGAGCCCGACACGTCCGGGTCGTTCCGCGGATACGGAGCCGACGTTCCGGTCTCGTTGAGCGCGGCGCCCGCGTCCCCGGCCGAACTCCCGCTGCCCGCCCTCGTCGCGGGCTGGCTGCGGGAGCAGGCGGGCGCGGATTCGGTGCGGGTGCACCTCGTGGACGGCGATCCGGCCGAGTGCGAGCGCCTCGGCAAGCTCCTCGCCAACGGCGACCGAACCGGCCTGCTCGTGCTCGGCGACGGCTCCAACCGGCACGGCCCCAAGTCCCCGGGCGGTGAGGACGAGCGCGCCCCCGCCTTCGACGAGGCGGTCGCCCGCGCGCTCGCCACCGCCGACACGGCCGCGCTGCGGGCGCTCGATCCCGGGCTGGCCGCCGAACTGGGCGCGGGCGGCCGCGCGCCGTGGCAGGTGCTGGCGGGCGCCGGCGACGACTGGCGCGCCGAACTGCTCTACTCCGCGGCGCCGTTCGGCGTCGGCTACCACGTCGCGGTGTGGGAGCGCGGGTGAACCCGATCGCCGTCGTCGGCCCCACCGCCACCGGCAAGTCCGAACTCGCCATCACGATCGCGCGCGCGGTCGGCGGCGAGGTGGTCAACGCCGACGCCCTGCAGCTCTACCGCGGCATGGACATCGGTACCGCCAAGGTCTCGGCGGCGGAACGCCGCGGCGTGCCGCACCACCTGCTCGACGTCCTCGACGTCACCGAGACCGCCTCCGTCGCCGCCTACCAGCGCGACGCCCGCGCCGTCATCGAGCGCCTGCTGGCCGAGGGCAAGGTGCCCGTGCTGACCGGCGGTTCCGGCCTCTACGTGCAGGCCGTCCTTGACGACCTCCGCTTCCCGGGCACCGACCCGGCCGTGCGGGCGCGGCTGGAGGCCGAGGCCGCCGAAGTCGGCGCCGCGGCCCTGCACAGCCGCCTCACCACGCTCGATCCGGCCGCGGCCACCGCGATCCTGCCGACCAACACGCGCCGGATCGTCCGCGCGCTGGAGGTCATCGAGATCACCGGACAACCGTTCTCCGCCAACATGCCGCGTCCCGGCCCCGCTCGGTACGGCACCGTGATGATCGGGATCGACCGGGACACCGAGGACCTCGACCGGCGCGTGGAGCTGCGCGTGGACCGCATGTTCGCGGCCGGCCTCGTCGACGAGGTGCGATCGCTGGTGGAGCGCGGGCTCCGGGAGGGCAAGACGGCCTCCCGCGCGCTGGGCTACCAGCAGGTGCTCGCCGAACTGGACGGCGACGGGGACTTCGCCGCCGCGGCCGAGGCGACGAAGCAGGCGACGCGCCGATTCGTTCGCAGGCAACGATCCTGGTTCCGCCGGGACGCGCGGATCCGGTGGTTCGACGGAGCCGATCTTGACGTGGCCGAGCGGGTGCTCTCCGTTGTGGCCCAGTAGTCTGATCGTGTGGTTATCGAGTTCCTCAAGGGGCATGGCACCCAGAACGACTTCGTGGTGCTCCCCGACCCCGACGCCCGGCTGGACCTGACGGCGAGCCGGGTCGCCGCGCTGTGTGACCGGCAGCGCGGGCTCGGTGCCGACGGTGTCCTCCGCGTGGTGCGCAAGGAGGCTCTGGACCTGCCCGCCGCGGCCGATTCGGCGGGGGAGTGGTTCATGGACTACCGCAACGCCGACGGGTCGATCGCCGAGATGTGCGGCAACGGGACGCGGGTGTTCGCGCGGTACCTCGTCGAAGCGGGACTGGTGTCCGGGCGCGAGTTCGTGATCGGCACCCGCGCGGGCGACCGGCCGGTGGTGGTGCACCCGGACCTGTCGGTGACCGTGCAGATGGGGCCGGCCGCGATCACCGGCGCCTCGGTCGCCATCGTGGACGGGCACAACTTCTCCGGTGTCGCGGTGAACGTGGGCAACCCGCACCTGGTGTCCATTGTGGACGACGACATCGACGA
The window above is part of the Amycolatopsis thermoflava N1165 genome. Proteins encoded here:
- the dapF gene encoding diaminopimelate epimerase, coding for MVIEFLKGHGTQNDFVVLPDPDARLDLTASRVAALCDRQRGLGADGVLRVVRKEALDLPAAADSAGEWFMDYRNADGSIAEMCGNGTRVFARYLVEAGLVSGREFVIGTRAGDRPVVVHPDLSVTVQMGPAAITGASVAIVDGHNFSGVAVNVGNPHLVSIVDDDIDELDLTRAPRYDSDFFPDGVNLEFVNPLGEQRLKMRVYERGVGETRACGTGTVAAVAAALHLAGTDTGKSAVDIPGGRVEVTVERGASTLTGPAEFVARGQLDPQWWERAG
- the miaA gene encoding tRNA (adenosine(37)-N6)-dimethylallyltransferase MiaA encodes the protein MNPIAVVGPTATGKSELAITIARAVGGEVVNADALQLYRGMDIGTAKVSAAERRGVPHHLLDVLDVTETASVAAYQRDARAVIERLLAEGKVPVLTGGSGLYVQAVLDDLRFPGTDPAVRARLEAEAAEVGAAALHSRLTTLDPAAATAILPTNTRRIVRALEVIEITGQPFSANMPRPGPARYGTVMIGIDRDTEDLDRRVELRVDRMFAAGLVDEVRSLVERGLREGKTASRALGYQQVLAELDGDGDFAAAAEATKQATRRFVRRQRSWFRRDARIRWFDGADLDVAERVLSVVAQ
- a CDS encoding DUF349 domain-containing protein, with the protein product MSDENTGTPAPHQVPHGHTPAAGHGAPVPPAEPHPSRWGRVDDEGNVYVRTADGERAVGVWQAGSPEEGLLHYARRFDDLRTEVELLGTRLSSGAGDPKHALATATQLRESLPTAAVVGDLAALSARIDQIVAHAETALAAAKQEREEARAAAVGRKQALAEEAEKIAAESVQWKAAGDRLRAILDEWKTIKGVDRKTDDELWKRFSKAREAFNRRRGSHFAELDKQRAAAKARKEELIAEAEALADSTDWGPTAGRYKELMTEWKAAGRAPKEADDALWQRFRAAQDAFFSRRSATFSERDAEFAANATRKEELLAEAEKIDPGANLDAAKAQLRRIQEQWDEIGKVPRERIRELDGRLKAVQDRIREVEDSQWRRSDPEAQARAAQFRERVEQFEAQAAKARAAGDERRAKKAEEQAAQWREWMQAAEQAVADR
- a CDS encoding class III extradiol dioxygenase subunit B-like domain-containing protein, which produces MIVQAVVVPQPPLLVPALSPGANAELEALRAACRAAVGRLAAVTPEWVAVGAGDHERVIEPDTSGSFRGYGADVPVSLSAAPASPAELPLPALVAGWLREQAGADSVRVHLVDGDPAECERLGKLLANGDRTGLLVLGDGSNRHGPKSPGGEDERAPAFDEAVARALATADTAALRALDPGLAAELGAGGRAPWQVLAGAGDDWRAELLYSAAPFGVGYHVAVWERG